From Dietzia sp. ANT_WB102, a single genomic window includes:
- a CDS encoding IclR family transcriptional regulator → MSTGTARSDAPGILDRVDSILDVIAAEGCMTLTQITEATSLPRTTVHRLLEQMVAKRWVLRIRNEYEIGVRPFHLGTLARQGHWYFRLARPHLETMRERTRLVVHLGYLDGTDVVWWDKVGDTRLSLVPTYVGGRHPSFRTAAGKALLASEGPDYIATHYAEELGHTTPESLKTRDELLEETRQIREEGLARSRGELLPHLSCLATPVTVRPVSTSDGHQTATAVSVCGPVDRIESDTSLAHALRTCAMDILADIAQSPRAPKD, encoded by the coding sequence GTGAGCACTGGGACCGCCAGATCCGATGCCCCCGGCATCCTCGACCGGGTGGATTCGATCCTCGATGTCATCGCGGCCGAGGGGTGCATGACCCTCACCCAGATCACAGAGGCGACGTCCCTCCCCCGCACCACCGTCCACCGCCTACTCGAGCAGATGGTGGCCAAACGGTGGGTACTGCGGATTCGCAACGAGTATGAGATCGGCGTCCGACCGTTCCACCTCGGCACCCTTGCCCGCCAGGGCCACTGGTACTTCCGGCTCGCGCGCCCGCACCTGGAGACCATGCGGGAACGCACACGCCTCGTCGTCCACCTGGGTTATCTCGACGGCACGGACGTCGTGTGGTGGGACAAGGTCGGTGACACGCGCCTGAGCCTGGTGCCCACCTACGTCGGCGGTCGGCACCCGTCGTTCCGAACCGCCGCCGGCAAGGCCCTGCTCGCCTCCGAGGGGCCCGACTACATCGCGACCCACTACGCCGAGGAACTCGGGCACACCACGCCCGAGAGCCTGAAGACACGCGACGAACTCCTCGAGGAGACCCGGCAGATCCGAGAGGAGGGGCTGGCCCGTTCCCGGGGCGAATTACTTCCCCACCTGTCCTGTCTCGCCACACCCGTGACCGTGCGCCCGGTGAGCACGAGCGACGGCCATCAGACCGCAACCGCGGTCTCCGTGTGCGGCCCCGTGGACCGGATAGAGAGCGACACGAGCCTCGCCCATGCCCTACGGACATGCGCGATGGACATCCTCGCGGACATCGCGCAGTCACCCCGGGCCCCGAAGGACTAG
- a CDS encoding SDR family oxidoreductase, with protein sequence MSGALRAEDLVVVVTGAAGGMGESHCRRLAGEGARILALDVGSAGAAGRLAEICDGIIADGGRAAWRTADIRDVTALAAAVADGVADLADDLGDRPRVDGVVVNAGVYETPGPVWEIDDDVWQRSLDVNLTGAWNTVRATEPHLRDGASLVMVSSTAGLKGVRGAGQYVAAKHGLVGLARTLAMELAPRSIRVNTVHPGSVATPMILNDRIYRRLRPDLENPTREDAAETLTARNLLPVPWVEPEDVSNVILFLVSHESRYITGQQLAVDAGLTAQ encoded by the coding sequence ATGAGCGGGGCGCTCCGGGCCGAGGATCTCGTCGTCGTCGTCACCGGCGCGGCAGGCGGCATGGGCGAGAGCCACTGCCGACGACTCGCCGGCGAGGGCGCCCGAATCCTGGCCCTAGACGTGGGATCAGCGGGGGCCGCCGGCAGGCTCGCCGAGATTTGCGACGGCATCATCGCTGATGGCGGCCGCGCGGCGTGGCGGACGGCCGACATCCGGGACGTCACGGCGCTCGCGGCCGCCGTCGCCGACGGGGTCGCCGACCTCGCCGACGACCTGGGTGATCGGCCCCGTGTGGACGGTGTGGTGGTCAACGCCGGCGTGTACGAGACCCCTGGTCCGGTCTGGGAGATCGACGACGACGTGTGGCAACGCTCGTTGGACGTCAATCTCACCGGGGCCTGGAACACGGTCCGCGCAACCGAGCCCCATCTGCGGGACGGCGCCTCGCTGGTGATGGTCAGCTCGACCGCAGGCCTGAAGGGTGTCCGGGGTGCCGGGCAGTACGTCGCCGCGAAACACGGGCTCGTCGGATTGGCCCGGACGCTGGCGATGGAGCTGGCGCCCCGGTCGATTCGCGTCAACACCGTGCACCCGGGATCGGTGGCAACGCCGATGATCCTCAATGACCGTATCTACCGGCGGCTCCGTCCGGACCTGGAGAACCCCACGCGCGAGGATGCCGCGGAGACCCTCACGGCACGAAACCTGCTGCCCGTGCCGTGGGTTGAGCCCGAGGACGTGAGCAACGTCATCCTGTTCCTCGTGAGCCACGAGTCGAGGTACATCACCGGTCAGCAGCTCGCCGTGGACGCCGGACTGACGGCGCAGTAG
- a CDS encoding NAD(P)/FAD-dependent oxidoreductase — MTLENSPSKTDVDVVVVGAGIAGMYAVHRFRGDGLSVQGFESASDVGGTWFHNRYPGARCDVESVDYSYSFSDELQQEWDWSERYATQPEILAYLNHVADRFDLRRSFTFNTRVSAAHFDEDTGVWTVTTDSGTITSKYCVFATGALSVANYPAIPGREEFAGRVLHTAQWPHEGVDFTGLRVGVIGTGSSGIQLVPEVARQAESVTVFQRTPNYSIPAANRPLSDEERREQKATYDERRRKSRLSGGGSPFVPHEKNTLEVDEAERERVYEHYWNLGGVLFSKAFPDQLRNEDANQLAKEFAERKIRSVIEDPAVADDLIPTDHPIGTKRIVTDSGYFQTYNSDHVKLVNLRRTPIQRITADGVEIAGPDGPELHELDVLIFATGFDAVTGALGAMDIRGRDGRDLAGAWADGVSSYLGLMVAGFPNMFLVNGPGSPGVLANMVLTSEDHVDWISDTIAHLDSAGLRSIEPVEQAQQGWMAECARLADQTLFTKADSWYVGANIPGKPRVFMMYPGGFGNYRAATKEITDAGYEGFALR; from the coding sequence ATGACGCTCGAAAACTCGCCCAGCAAGACGGATGTGGACGTGGTGGTGGTCGGCGCCGGCATCGCGGGGATGTACGCAGTGCACCGGTTCCGCGGTGACGGACTGTCGGTGCAGGGCTTCGAGTCCGCCTCTGACGTGGGCGGGACGTGGTTCCACAACCGTTACCCCGGCGCCCGGTGTGACGTCGAGAGTGTGGACTACTCGTACTCGTTCTCCGACGAGCTGCAGCAGGAGTGGGATTGGTCTGAACGCTATGCCACCCAGCCCGAGATCCTGGCGTACCTCAACCACGTCGCAGACCGCTTCGACCTGCGACGCAGCTTCACATTCAACACCCGAGTCTCGGCCGCGCACTTCGACGAGGACACCGGCGTGTGGACGGTGACCACCGACAGCGGCACCATCACGAGCAAGTACTGTGTGTTCGCGACCGGTGCGCTGTCCGTGGCGAACTACCCCGCCATCCCCGGACGGGAGGAGTTCGCAGGTCGCGTCCTGCACACCGCGCAGTGGCCCCACGAGGGCGTCGACTTCACGGGTCTGCGGGTGGGAGTGATCGGCACCGGTTCCTCCGGTATCCAGCTGGTGCCCGAGGTGGCGCGCCAGGCTGAGTCGGTGACCGTCTTCCAGCGCACCCCCAACTACTCGATCCCCGCCGCGAACCGGCCGCTGAGTGACGAAGAGCGACGCGAGCAGAAGGCCACATACGACGAACGTCGGCGGAAGTCGCGGCTGTCCGGCGGTGGCTCGCCCTTCGTCCCGCACGAGAAGAACACGCTCGAGGTGGACGAGGCAGAGCGTGAGCGCGTCTACGAGCACTACTGGAACCTGGGCGGCGTCCTGTTCTCCAAGGCGTTCCCCGACCAGCTGCGCAACGAAGACGCCAATCAGCTGGCCAAGGAGTTCGCCGAGCGGAAGATCCGATCGGTGATCGAGGACCCGGCCGTCGCTGACGACCTGATCCCCACCGATCACCCGATCGGTACGAAGCGGATCGTCACCGACTCCGGGTACTTCCAGACCTACAACTCCGATCACGTGAAGCTCGTCAACCTGCGTCGCACACCGATCCAGCGGATCACCGCCGACGGAGTCGAGATCGCGGGACCGGACGGTCCCGAACTCCACGAGCTCGACGTGCTGATCTTTGCAACCGGCTTCGACGCCGTCACCGGTGCGCTGGGTGCGATGGACATCCGCGGGCGGGACGGCCGGGACCTGGCCGGCGCGTGGGCCGACGGCGTCAGTAGCTACCTGGGTCTGATGGTCGCGGGTTTCCCCAACATGTTCCTGGTCAACGGGCCGGGCAGCCCCGGTGTGTTGGCCAACATGGTGCTCACATCCGAGGACCACGTGGACTGGATCTCGGACACCATCGCTCACCTCGACTCCGCTGGCCTTCGGTCCATCGAGCCCGTTGAGCAGGCGCAGCAGGGTTGGATGGCGGAGTGTGCGCGGTTGGCAGACCAGACGCTGTTCACAAAGGCGGACTCGTGGTACGTCGGTGCCAATATCCCCGGCAAGCCGCGGGTGTTCATGATGTACCCGGGCGGGTTCGGCAACTACCGCGCCGCCACCAAGGAGATCACCGACGCCGGGTACGAAGGGTTCGCGCTGCGATGA
- a CDS encoding ABC transporter substrate-binding protein yields the protein MMTSRAKALVAGVAAAALVLTGCSDTRLGDDASASGDGPYRIFFTADMSGPTSSASRAVLAGVKAATEQVNEAGGIGGRQVELIENNDQNDPTKAVSALQEEINSGNRPDMVYPGGSSAVSLSLLPITTREKIFSAGATQSDLLNDPEKFPYHFGTTEPVATYVQALVNELRSKGRQKVAMVFSNDPTGQASEAVYRKGIESAGLEFTSVGYPSDALNMTPQLEQLRATNPDALVFEGYGTPVQYVIQSLTGMRWDIPAYGTATSSTFPLVDHFSPEQLANVLVVQENWAVDDGEVAPEMTDFAERAIATSEGSVIADTGIRTPSVASATVQLARWAAEKSDGDTSAQAMADALTSGIPEDGGDATPWVTDAKGPNPYRYTVTNHFPTGSPDVPLFITPGTYNDLGLYVPGTKG from the coding sequence ATGATGACATCACGAGCGAAAGCGCTGGTGGCGGGGGTCGCAGCCGCCGCACTCGTTCTCACCGGCTGTAGCGACACCCGTCTCGGCGACGACGCGTCCGCCTCGGGCGACGGGCCGTACCGCATCTTCTTCACCGCGGACATGTCCGGACCCACGTCGTCGGCGAGCCGTGCCGTCCTCGCGGGAGTCAAGGCCGCGACCGAGCAGGTCAATGAAGCCGGCGGTATCGGCGGCCGGCAGGTCGAACTGATCGAGAACAACGATCAGAACGACCCGACCAAGGCGGTGAGTGCCCTCCAGGAGGAAATCAATTCCGGCAATCGGCCGGACATGGTCTACCCGGGCGGCAGCTCGGCGGTGTCCCTCTCGCTCCTGCCCATCACGACCCGCGAAAAGATCTTCTCTGCTGGCGCGACCCAGTCAGACCTGCTGAACGACCCCGAGAAGTTCCCGTATCACTTCGGCACCACCGAGCCCGTGGCCACCTACGTACAGGCGCTGGTCAACGAACTCCGCAGCAAGGGGCGCCAGAAGGTCGCCATGGTGTTCTCCAACGACCCGACCGGCCAAGCGTCTGAAGCTGTCTACCGCAAGGGAATCGAGTCCGCCGGCCTGGAGTTCACCTCCGTCGGCTACCCCTCCGACGCGCTGAACATGACCCCGCAGCTCGAGCAACTGCGCGCCACCAATCCCGACGCGCTCGTGTTCGAGGGCTACGGCACACCTGTCCAGTACGTCATCCAATCCCTCACCGGCATGCGCTGGGATATCCCGGCATACGGCACGGCCACGTCGTCGACCTTCCCCCTCGTCGACCACTTCTCGCCCGAGCAGCTCGCCAACGTCCTCGTCGTCCAGGAGAACTGGGCCGTCGACGACGGCGAGGTCGCCCCGGAGATGACGGACTTCGCCGAACGCGCCATCGCGACCTCCGAGGGCTCCGTCATCGCCGACACCGGGATCAGGACCCCGTCCGTGGCGAGCGCGACCGTGCAACTCGCCCGGTGGGCCGCTGAGAAGTCCGACGGTGACACGAGCGCACAGGCGATGGCCGACGCACTCACCAGCGGAATCCCCGAGGACGGGGGCGACGCGACCCCGTGGGTCACCGACGCCAAGGGGCCCAACCCGTACCGGTACACCGTGACGAACCACTTCCCCACCGGCTCACCCGACGTACCGCTGTTCATCACGCCCGGCACCTACAACGACCTGGGCCTCTACGTTCCCGGCACCAAGGGCTGA
- a CDS encoding PadR family transcriptional regulator yields MSENSDPPAEIELPALPATAWAVLGTLSFGEELSGYDIKTWADWSLNYFYWSPSFSQVYSELKRLESHGFVVSRSIPGETRKRRAYSITPEGLDALRGWTRTAEVDRPALKHSTILHLWLGHLNDPENLKARVREHISQMTELRDGAATRATNAGNEPSWAYAQMVMDWSRRHYQAEITMAEELLDQIDDAAAKFIGATMQQGTGLPAPVDPGKWKRAGREA; encoded by the coding sequence ATGTCCGAAAATAGCGATCCACCTGCGGAGATCGAACTCCCAGCACTGCCCGCGACCGCGTGGGCAGTGCTGGGGACCCTCTCCTTCGGCGAAGAGCTGTCCGGGTACGACATCAAGACGTGGGCAGACTGGAGCCTGAACTACTTCTACTGGAGCCCGTCGTTCAGCCAGGTCTACTCAGAACTCAAACGGCTGGAAAGTCACGGCTTCGTGGTCTCCCGCAGCATCCCGGGCGAAACGCGCAAGCGGCGGGCGTACTCGATCACCCCGGAAGGCCTCGACGCTCTCCGGGGCTGGACCCGCACAGCGGAGGTGGACCGCCCGGCGCTCAAACACTCCACGATCCTGCACCTGTGGCTGGGGCACCTCAACGACCCGGAGAACCTCAAGGCCCGCGTGCGCGAGCACATCTCACAGATGACAGAACTGCGAGACGGTGCAGCTACCCGGGCCACGAACGCCGGCAACGAACCGTCATGGGCGTACGCGCAGATGGTCATGGACTGGTCGCGACGCCACTACCAAGCAGAAATCACGATGGCCGAAGAGTTGCTCGACCAGATCGACGACGCGGCAGCGAAGTTCATCGGCGCCACCATGCAACAGGGCACAGGGCTGCCGGCCCCCGTCGACCCGGGCAAATGGAAGCGGGCCGGACGCGAGGCATAG
- a CDS encoding acyl-CoA dehydrogenase family protein: MTGTLLTADSVLPAVTADRTALFDEGLEADQLGKLPDATVARMKDAGVIRMLQPTEYGGMEATPREFAETVMGIAALNPSAGWVAGIVGVHPWQLAMADKTVQDDVWGTDPDTWMASPYMPNGKADRVEGGYRMSGRWSFSSGTDHCTWAFLGAMAHDADGNMEMPPRMLHVVIPRTDYEIIDDSWDVVGLKGTGSKDLVVENAFIPEARVMEYDHLIDGSQVAGAGLEQTLYRMPWSCMFPLGITSATIGICEGLLDTARDYLSDRINAQGTAIKDDPYVLYQLGESEAKIYQARQTLIANAEEIWDIVDRGDEVTFARRAQGRRTQVEAAWTAVRAVDNVYDRCGGTALRMDRPMQRFWRDAHAGLHHAIHVPSTVYHASALSGLDVDPEGPLRAMI, encoded by the coding sequence ATGACCGGAACCCTTCTTACCGCCGACTCGGTCCTCCCTGCGGTCACCGCAGACCGCACTGCCCTCTTCGACGAAGGACTGGAGGCCGACCAGCTCGGCAAGCTGCCCGACGCCACGGTCGCGCGGATGAAGGACGCCGGCGTGATCCGCATGCTCCAGCCCACCGAGTACGGCGGCATGGAGGCCACCCCCCGGGAGTTCGCCGAGACGGTCATGGGCATCGCCGCGCTCAACCCGAGCGCAGGCTGGGTCGCCGGAATCGTCGGCGTCCACCCGTGGCAGCTCGCCATGGCGGACAAAACAGTGCAGGACGATGTCTGGGGCACCGATCCCGATACCTGGATGGCCTCCCCCTACATGCCCAACGGCAAAGCCGACCGCGTCGAGGGCGGCTACCGCATGTCTGGACGCTGGAGCTTCTCCTCCGGCACCGACCACTGCACCTGGGCCTTCCTCGGCGCAATGGCCCACGACGCCGACGGCAACATGGAGATGCCGCCCCGCATGCTGCACGTGGTGATCCCCCGCACCGACTACGAGATCATCGACGACTCCTGGGACGTCGTGGGACTCAAGGGCACCGGGTCCAAGGACCTCGTCGTGGAGAACGCCTTCATCCCCGAGGCGCGCGTAATGGAGTACGACCACCTCATCGACGGCTCGCAGGTCGCGGGCGCCGGACTCGAACAGACCCTGTACCGCATGCCGTGGTCGTGCATGTTCCCGCTCGGCATCACCTCGGCCACCATCGGCATTTGCGAGGGCCTGCTCGACACCGCCCGCGACTACCTCTCGGACCGGATCAACGCCCAAGGCACCGCGATCAAGGACGATCCCTACGTCCTGTACCAACTCGGCGAGTCGGAGGCCAAGATCTACCAGGCACGGCAGACGCTCATCGCCAACGCCGAGGAGATCTGGGACATCGTCGACCGGGGCGACGAGGTCACCTTCGCCCGCCGCGCCCAGGGACGCCGCACCCAGGTCGAGGCCGCATGGACAGCAGTGCGGGCCGTGGACAACGTCTACGACCGCTGTGGCGGCACCGCCCTTCGGATGGACCGACCCATGCAGCGATTCTGGCGCGACGCCCACGCCGGCCTGCACCACGCCATCCACGTCCCCAGCACCGTCTACCACGCCTCTGCGCTGTCGGGCCTCGACGTGGACCCGGAAGGACCGCTACGGGCGATGATCTGA